Below is a genomic region from Polypterus senegalus isolate Bchr_013 chromosome 13, ASM1683550v1, whole genome shotgun sequence.
TTAGTAATGGCAGTACTCTGCAATCCAAATGAACAGAATGACAGGTTTCAGCAGTGCTGTTGCAATTATAAAGTTTTAGCTAATGTCCATTTAGTATTACGAGGGGCATTCAAATATAAGCAGGAATTTATGacctgcactttatttattgaatacaatgaaataaCTTGCACACTATTTTTCTatgtagtctcctgccactgcaatccACTTGCTGGAGTGTTCAGAACGCTTCTTAATCCCAgaagagtagaagtcttttgactgcatgttgacccatgTTTGTGCAGCATCAATAACCTTCTCATTCGACTTGAATTTCATCCCTCTTAAAAATTTCTTAAGTGGACCAAAGACATGATAGCCTCTCTCTGTCTTGTACCAATCATACACTgtagactgagagagacactAATCCCCAAACTGATTTCTAAGTCtggaataaatctgagatggaatgactccttcatttgtcaaaattttaataataatccaCTGCGCAACACTACTTTGTACCTCCTGCTCCGACATATTAATTACAGTTAACAGGAAGGGAggaaagagcagctagcactactaGTGACCACTTCCAATGAGTCAtgtctaccttgcactctttataagaacagagcatgaaaattcctgcTTATTGTTGAACGCCACTCATAAAATGACTTAATTAAGGATAAACTAAGGGAGTTGACAATTAGGACACTTAAGGAACGACTGCTGAAAATAGGGCTTTGCtttcatatgtgaataataaattggaaatcagtcatttcaagcagtattaGCCACTAGCATTATGAataatgtcttggctgtattttttaatcattttaattgtacagtatctttatttaaataggGAGTATTTCCTAAAATCTATACATAAAAGTTCAGAATTGCTGTTTTGTTTTAGATGAGATGCATTAAGATTGAAAGATTTCTTAAAGCAGCCCTCCATTAACTTTATTGTGATTTCATGTTACTTATTCTGGACTTAGGGTTAGCACCATTGCTTCACAGGTCTAGTATTGTGATGAACAGATCATAATGTACGGTTTTTAAATGTGCTTGCTTTAAAGTATGCAAATGTTTCTGAGTTCTTGCCTACTTccgaattttttaaaaataataaaaggtcaaaTTTAATACATCAGAAATAAATTCCTTCTTTGTATTACATACTTTGGCGACTTTGCAGCCACCCGTAAAAATAAATTTGTTACCAGCATAgagtacaaaatatatatattttttcattattattattttcctatCTTTTAGGAGAAGACCTAGAGACATtgtcttcaataaaaaaaaaatctgtgatactttaaatgtactgtaagttattgttttcttcattagGCAGAAGATATTAAAATAGAAGAAGATGACACTGATGAAGATTTGAGTAATGGAGGAAACTGCAAAACCAAAGACACaggtgtttattttaatgtttcttggAAATATTAGGTGAAAGAAAactattttaaatgctttattaatgCTGTTATTCAATGACCCTGGTAAAATTTTACCAAATAAAGATTTATGATTAGTTTTTGACTAATgcatactttacattttttttctctataatgGATAGATAGTCCAGTGATGCAATGGGCTGTATTACTTCCTCACATTACTTCAAGAACAGTTTTGAttctgtgcttttatttatttattttctttttgcatgctcTTCTTCCAGTGCACCCAGTTTGATTTATGATTTCTTTAATTGCCTGAAAGCCTATTCACTTTTGACCTGCAAACTTGCATTCCTTTTATGGATGGTTTCTGCATTGCACCCATCCCTGCTGAATAGGGTGTCAGCTCTCAATGACTATCACTGGGTAAAAGGTATGCATGCCTGAAAGTTGTAATTTACATGCACGGTCAATATTGGGGATTTAATTTCctcaaaaaaaatatgaatttttacatttgttaCATTAGTAATATAGATGCTCAGTATTTAAATAATACActaattatttatacattttctgttaTAGCCGTAATACTTACAGCTCTGTATACATATTATAGATTCATCTGTCCAGATCTGATTATTCTTTCTATCATTGTACCAATAACTTACACATCTGTTATTTTGAGGAGTCTTACAGCTAGAGACAATGAAATTAATTCAAATcagttatttaaacatttaaaactcctttgcataaatgttttttttaattgcatgacACAGAAGCCTAGATTTTAAGTATATTAACATTGAGGCACTCTTTTTTTCAGCTACACCAATCTTTAATTCATTCATAaaatttatgttaacattttaacatCCAGCTCACATCTGGGGCAGATAATggtgtgcaaactccacactaaaGGTAACTAGCCAAGAGGTTAACTTGGACTATAAACTGTAACACAGCAAAATTAACTACTACACTAAAATGCCACATTTTCCAGAAAGTATAGAACACATGCTAAGTATCCAAATGATGACATTTCAGATTTGAGAATTTTTGAAAGTAATCAGCGACTAAATGATTTGCCCCCAGGTATTTCTAAAATTTCCCAAATACAATTGTATGCTCTGGATGTTGTGTTTCTGTTTGTgcgcatatttttattttatttcgtCTATGTGAATGATTATTTAGAGATTAAATGAGTGCAGTCACATTTGCTAttacattaagaagaaagaaggagattcctcatatttattttgtttttgaaataatcTCTATAACATTAATCAATTAATCATCGGTTGTGGCCTACTTTTCAAGAGGTTGAGACCGTAATGCTTTACAGTTTCTTTGACTAAAATTTATATAATTAACTTTTGACACTCATTTTAAACTCGGGACAGTGAAGGTTCTATTAATTTGATAGCATTTtggtgttttacatttttaatttttaatttttttaatgctttctATTCTGACATACACCTCCTGAGTGTTAACATAGTATTGGTAGCCTTGAAGCACATGGTATTATAAAGTGTTACAGTAAATGCCTATGTGCAGTTGCCTAACTTTGATCACATACTGGTATGTTAGTTTGATTGAGATTTGCAACAGTAATTTCAGAGAGATGTATGTGGTAATTTTCTGAAGAATTATGTGCACTGTTATTTTGAACTACATTAAATGTTACTGAATCTGTTTGATAAGCTATTTTGTAGCCATTTTTCCTGATTACAGTtaacatctgtaaaaaaaaaaaaaaatttgagtcaCTATGAACTGAGATGTTAATGAGTGTACATAATTATAGATATAAACTTGTAATGCAAAATATTTGCTAGTTATTtgaaatttctaaataaaaatattacaaatccaTTAACATCACCCTTCTTAATCACCAGACTTCCCATACCTGAAATTGCTGCTGAAGATCATTGATTGCAGTCATTCTCAATCATTGTAAAGTGATGATATATGGTGAATTACAATTCTTTCTAAGTAGAGACAATTCGGGACCGGTATTAGCAGAACTGTTTTTTTGCAATCTTTGCATATATACACagaagttattattatttttttgttacctTATTCAGTTTTTACCATTTTATCATGTCATAATTTGTTTCCTGATAaaggaaaaataacttttttttgtttttcgtttttattttcagatctgTCAGAGGAAGATATGTTGAATTTGGCTTTGAAAATAAGTGAAGAAGAAGCAAATAGAATAACATTGCAGCAGCAAGCTGAAGATGAAGCAGTGAAGAAGGCTATTGATGAGAGTTTATgtgtaatttatcatttatttgaatACCACAGGATTTTGTTGACTTGATACTGTTTCTTATTCTTGGGctcagtctgtctgtctatgtattTGTATATGAATTCCTGTAATAATGCCATTATAGTATTTTTAGATTATGCCGTGGCTCCCCACATGCTGGATAGAAATTGAATAGATAAGTAAATTTTacactgttttcatttatattacagTATCAAAGTTTAACATTTTTGCCAGTTTAGGAAAAATGCATTTATGTTTAATTGAGTTAAGTAATTCAAAAAGTAATGTTCATACTTATTTGCACCATCACCAGTCTGATTAAAAATTATAATGTTATTTTCAGAATTGTTAAGATATCGTATTTTATATGTGATTATTTTGTAATGTACATATTAGTAGTGTTCTATTACTTTAGATACTATAGATAAATTTGACTTAAAGTTCGACAGGTTTTTGTAAACACAGGTGGAACTCAAGTGAAGTAGATAGAGCAGGCAAACTGAACTGATGGAActctgtcttattttaatttaggaACCAAACTTTTTCTAACACTAATGTTAAACATTACCATGCCAGTATTACATAATAattacacaaggaaatgtaatatatttcttttcttcaaaCTATTTCAGCATACCAATACTAACAAAGATGTTGGATTGATAAAATACAAGGAAGATATGGTTTGCAGTAATTCGTTTGAGATGGATAATAACCCAGATCACCTAGAGGCATTGGATATTGGCCATCCAATAAACAATGAGTCAAATTCTGTAATGGTCCATGGAAGCACAATTTATTTGAAGAGAGACCCTCTTATTGTACTTGACAAATTAAGCCAAGATATTCTCAGCAGCTGTTCAGagtcaggttttgttttttgttcacaaGTGGATTCTGTGAGTTTGACACCTTTAAATAGCCAAAAATATGGCACAAGTCAGACCTCTGGGATTACCACAAGCCCTgtatttccaaaaagaaaaaatgaggagAATTTTTTGCAAAGTGAGAGTAGCCTTGCTATTTTAAATGAAGGTGATAAAAGCGACACATTGCCAAATAAAGTTCCCAGCACTAATGAAGAAAGCTGTTTGTTTCctaaaaatagaagaaactgtGACTACCATTTTATTATGACCAAAGAGCAAATAGGAGATTGGGGTGCTTCTAAGCAGGTTGGTAGAAGCAGAGATCAATATTTTTATGCACTTTCATCTAATGTGTTTACTGTATTGTATCTTGATAATAATTTAAGATAATATCTAAGAATGTGTATATAATACAAATCAATGTTTCAGTTAGAATAGAACGTTGAAGTCCTGACTGTTTCACaatttgtgttcatttatttcattagATATTCTAAAGTACTGTCCGATTAAGAAAAGGTCTttagtttgttcatttttatcaaGAGCTAACTAGTTTCATATATTTGCAAACCTctcactttgtgtgtgtgtgggtttttttattatttaagttacTATTTTTGTCGTAATCTTGGTTTGGATAGACTGAAATAATTTCCTTCGGTCTCTCATGGAAAACTGTAACTTCTTCCCCCATCAATAACACTTTTCTAAATAATAATTAAGCCAAATGCATACCTGTACTGTACATACTCTACCTTATAACATTCTTTATGATTTTGTGcaaaaaactattattttttcttccatttgaTTGTGTAGTTTTCAGTTTACCTAAGAAAATAAATTAGCTTTTTCAATTGACATTGCATTAGAAACAGATTTAAGTagcttagttaaaaaaaaaatccatgaagtTTATCAGGTCTTTGTAGCTCAATCTTTGTATGAAATTTTGCTCATTTTTGCATGAAAAAGTCAAAAGGAAATCCAACTCACACCATAGAGAAATAGCAAATATGGTTCAAATtggaatgcatttttttaaattatatgtttCTTCTCTTTACGTGAGAATTTTCATAGTTTGCAGACACccttgtgttctgtttctacacaACACTGTAGATGaccatattaatatttaaatgtatgatagttttgtgtgcttttcagtacAGATTTTGCACAGGCACATAACATCGGAGTACTAGGAAAGCATTTTTACCATAGCTTGTTATCATTTGTACCAgagttttaaattttgtttgcaaAGGatgaattatgtttttaaatgtataactTTAAGATTTGAGTTTAATCTCTAAAAAAATATAACGAAACTGTATCTTAGCGAtatcaaaaaaaaatatcacagtgATAAGTGTCTGTTTTCTAATTCAGTGTTCTAAATGTCTCACGTTAGGTCAGTACagtatggtggtacagtggtaatgACTGCTATGTCATGGATCTAGAgccctgggtttgaatcttgtGCTTGATAGCTGTTCACAATTTGAACACATTCAGACACTTCTCAACCCCTagttggattaagtaggtttcaAAATGTTATACCCATTCAGTTGAAATTTCTTTCAGTTTGGATTAAGACACTTCTCTGGATTTTATGTTTTTGGTGCTTAATTAATTTAGGGCAATATGTCTTAAGTAACCCGTGATTTGCAGTACACTTCTCAGGAGAACACCTGTAAGACTGTATAGCATGCTACGTCATTTTatgtccattctttttttttctcctctgtaAATTGTCCTCTTATTTTGCAAACCAAATTCCATCCTAGATATAGGTTGTGGGTTTATTAAGATATGTCTCAGTAAGCAGTCTGTGCTGTGCTGACTTTTACCTGCACTTACAAATATTAGACAAGCTTCATTTGTTAAATGGCTTGAGTGATGGCTGAGATATATACTTCTGTCTCAGAAACGGctttctgaaaacaaaacaaaacatgtcaaaaactagaagaaaataaaatcatatcTCTTTACTGCTCTCAGCATTGACATACTAAAACTAATTGGGTCACATATTTGAATGAACGTTTGCTTCACCACTTCAGTGAAAAGTAGTAATATTAATCTATacctaaatataaatatatagattaaGGTTTACATCTTGCCAATGCCTTGTACTTGtacagtggttttaatgttgacTTTTACCAGTCATCCTAGCTAttcatttacaaatgaaaaaatatactaATAGTTTTATTAATGCTTGATTGTCTACTACAACTGTATGACTTCACTAAGGTATTATTTTtgcctttgtactttttataggAAGAAACTGTTAATGATTCTGGTAAGAATGAAAAGTCTTTAAAGTGGAGAGAGAGACTACAGTACAAGCGACGCTTATCAAGTAAGTTACTTGAGCCAACTGTCATGCCTGTCCACCAAATTATGATGTTTATTTCATAAATGGATCAGATTATATGTAGTCAAAAAGTGTcatataagaaaacaaaacaaaatcatttggGATAGTGTTTAATCAATGTTATAGCTTTACAAACGTCACAGTATTTAGTTATGTCTTTGGAAGCATTTCTTGGCAAGGCCAAGATTGACTTGGTCATTCTCCTTACAAAAAACCTTTTTATAACAAATGCTATAGTAAGTTTTCCTTTCCTGATGGTTTATCTTTAATTGGTTATGTATACTACAGGTATTTGGAGCATATTTCATGTCACAACCGTTGTCAGtttaacatttttacaatgtattattatttcataaatatgaaaattaaagggCTTTCCAGTATTACTCTCATTGTAACCAGTTACATGTTCTACTAAATTATAATGTACTATTAACACTTTTAAAGCTTATTATGTTTATCAGACATTTAACTGCATTCATTCATGAAAAAATACAGTTACAAATTACCACTCAGCATCTCTAATAACTTTGTTTGTAATGTGTTCCACCATCAAATAAGATATGAAAACCAACCTCCATATAAGACAAACCCACAAAACAAACCATATGCTGTAATCCTTAAGGAagtcagtaattttttttttttttaaattacttaagCTATTATATCTCACGTTTATTAGCAAGTCTAATACTGTATAATGACAAAGTGTCTAATAATTGGTCATGTACTGtcacaataaaatttaaatgtaaaccaTTAGGTAAATTactgtgtatatttttcattgtcatGCTTAGGTTTTAACGGGCTTAGCGATTTAAATTTGGTCATGCTCTTCCTTAATGAAAGTTATAATGAAGCTATATTTAATTACAGAAAGTTGCATCAGTTTTAATCAAAAAGCAGGCTACTATGGTACACGTCAAGCTCAGTCTGAAATCCCACAATATAAACAACTCTTTAAAGGAAAATTAGGATTTTAGTGAACAGTATTTGTTATGGCTGTGCATAAAATAAACTAAGATTTAGCAGCTCACAGTTATCTCCATTGTGCTCGgtatgatttgaaaaaaaaaaccaaaaaaaaactaagcaTTGTAAACGTGTTCTTCAAATGAATGTTGAATGCCCTCCTGGCTTTAAAATTACATGACTGTAAGAACATCTGTAATGTAGCTTATGAagcatttctttttaacattcatttaCCATCTATCCATTTCCATTCCTTTTATGCCTGTTTAGGGTCAAGAGCattaatgtaactttttttaaatatcaaatacaacttgttaaacattttgataaatgtatgtaaaattattaaatgtattatataatggTGAATGTGtgcctgtatgtgtgtatgaGATATGCAATATATAAACTTTGTGACTGCCTTGAGGGCGCTTTTCAAACTTAACCATGAGTGGTAAAGTTCAAGCTGTTcaattttattcaaaacataACTAATAGTTGAAATGCTTTTCTGTTGTGATGTAGTGTTTAATATAGCTTTAAGATTGAAGAAATTGCAGTGAAACTtggatatatatacattttacaacTTAAATTAGGAATGGTTTAACCTTAATGAACttacacagagtaaaagtaaTTTTGACCATAtagtgcacatttttttttcacaacagaATTTGttatacactatacagtatattcatacacATACCATGCATAGGCAGTACCTCTTCAGTTTAATTTAGGGCATATTTTAtagaactttcttttttaaatcatgCTAACAGTAACACTATGACTTAATTATAtctataaatattattaaacaaaaaaaaaataaggtaatGTGTGGTCAgttatctgtttttttctgttcttatgTACAATTTGGTGGTTCCCCTGGCAGTACATAATAATTTTAGGtgaattatacagtacacacatatatgtatgtatttaattaatttcagtagTTGTTAAGCTTGAACTGCTTGACCTTCACTTTTCTGTTGCCTAATTAACTAGCATATTTTTTTAAGGAATGACAGAGGATGAGCTGGTGGCCTTGGCAATGAGAATGAGTGAGCAAGAAACCAAGCAAATGATGCAGCAACCGAATGAAAGCAATAGTGAGGAGGACACATGGAAGTCTTTAAAAGCGAGTCTCTGTGTAATTATCATCAAGGCATTGTAAATGGGGAagggtattttgtttttgtttcattttcttttcattttccaaaaataatttttacacaTCATCCTaaatcttgactttttttttcctccattaaGTTTGTGAAACCATCTAATTTTTTACTTTAGTCTCACATTCAAAGTTCCAGATGCAGGATGTGCTTAATAAAAAGATGTCAGGTGTTTTACTTCTGTTAAACTTGCAAACGGTTCTTACTTTTTCAGTTCTGCTTTTGTGGAATGGGTTTAAACTTAATGTGATATAAAATTGTGCATTatgataacatttattatttatatatttttttacaatcaacaggaaaaaagaaacagctgtATAAATGATCATGAAGGAGTGTCCCATCTGTTAGAAAACAGTAGCTTCTCCAGCTCTTCAGACTCTGAATCTCTGCCTAAAAGTACAGGTATATCGCATCATCAGCAGAACTGTGAGCGAAGTCCTTGTCTTCTTTTGAAGAAGCTAAGCAATGACATTGTTGGCAGTTGTAAGGAATCGGGATTTGTTATATGTTCTCAGGATATGCCTTTATCCACATCTCTGCCTTTAAGTTCACAGTCCTCCCTGATTAAAGATTGGTCAGCACACAAGAGCCCTACGTTCTCTAAAAGCAGTTCATCAAGAAAAAGCTTCACATCAAGTAATGTGCATGAACAGAAATGTATTAGGCGGCAACTGGTATTTGGAATGAGTAATCTTTCAGATGTAAATGGTGATGTCTGTGATAATGTGGAACTAAATATTTGCACTGATAACCCTACAGGAGTATACCACAACACAAACCAACAGGATGCTGTTTCAGGTAACTTAGAAAGTCCTGTTGGTATTAATGTGAAGAAGACCCAGAAAGGAAGTTCCAAGGAAGCATGCACTGTACACTATTACTGGGGCATTCCCTTCTGTCCTAAGGGTCTAAATCCAGATGACTATACCAAAATCATCTTATGTCAGCTGGAGgtatatgaaaaaagtttaaaggATGCTCAGAGGGATCTGTTTCATAAAGCAGAATGGGGAGAACCTGTGCTCCCAGAACCACCAGAACACATGAACTGTAAACGGCCTAGATCTTGTAGATTAGGAAAAGGAGCCAGCCAAAAGCAAGAGTCCATATGTGTAGAAAAAGAGCCAGAGGAAGATGAAGTAGAGGTTGATGTGGTAGAACCTGATGAGTGTGAAAACTTGGACAAGGAGAGAAATAGAACAGTGGAGCaggaaatggaagaagaaaaaagtgcaagaGACACACAGACTCATTCGGTTTGTATTCATTTTGATGTTGCATTTCCACTTATTCATCCTTTATTAAAGCAGTATAATCTAGTTCAGTATTTCTCAACCATCTTGGTGTCATGGCCTACTTTTTCCCATGTAAGTGTTTTCGCAAACCACCAAAGGTAATTAGGGATCCCCTTTGGTAAATCGAGCATGATTGCAACAGCGGTGTCCCattaccattataaacaatattaGCTCGGGGTCATGACCCATTGGTTGAGAAGCACTGACCTAGTTAATGGTTACGGGGCAGAGTTTAGTTTAATCCATTAGTATTAGGTGCAGCCTTGGATAGGGTACATGTCTGTTGCAAGGCTTAGTTAAACACTCACCCACATTCAGTAATATTGAGCCCATTTAGACTCACAAATTGAGTTTGCATttataaaaatctaattttcatgCTTCTATAAACATACCTGTTACATTAAGATTTAGCAATTGTGAATCTTTTTGTTGTGTGAAACATTTTACTTTGTGATTTGGTGCCAGATTGTCCTTTGATGCAAactgtttattctttttaaatcagcACATCTGTCCAGTTTGGGTCTGGGtccagtttttattttactgGAAGTCCTTTCCCTGCAGTTTTGGCAGATACTAGTTCTTGATATTTACATCAGTCCTTCACAAGACATACAAATGCAAATACATACCAGGTTTACAATTGTCAATTACTCCAAAGTGCATGATTGTGTGGTGTAAGATATTGGACTTAAGAATCCACTGACCGGGCTGGAAAACAAAATCTGGTAGTACCCTGGCATTCATTAGTATTTGTTGTCtgtttaataattttaacatGAAAAAGGAGATAAGCTCACTCTGAAAAAAGTCATGATTTAAAAATAGTTAGGTGGGAGTAGTAATTACAAtccccaaaaaagaaataaaaaaaaatgcagaaacaggTTAAATCagtgcatttttaattaatttaataagaaAGCATTTACATCATTAAAACCACTGGTTTAATTGCCATGTCAGTGTGTCTAACTTATGGTTGCTATCAAAACAAACACATTCTATTAATATACACCCCcactattgtaaaaaaaaaaaaaagtaaaaacagctaGTAATTAACTTCAAATATCTgcataatttttgtttatttcaggcAGGTTTCAAACATTTTCAT
It encodes:
- the uimc1 gene encoding BRCA1-A complex subunit RAP80 isoform X7 is translated as MPRKRRTRASKLEETTVPPKKRQRKTSHVSAGTDRETEAEDIKIEEDDTDEDLSNGGNCKTKDTDLSEEDMLNLALKISEEEANRITLQQQAEDEAVKKAIDESLCEETVNDSGKNEKSLKWRERLQYKRRLSRMTEDELVALAMRMSEQETKQMMQQPNESNSEEDTWKSLKASLCEKRNSCINDHEGVSHLLENSSFSSSSDSESLPKSTGISHHQQNCERSPCLLLKKLSNDIVGSCKESGFVICSQDMPLSTSLPLSSQSSLIKDWSAHKSPTFSKSSSSRKSFTSSNVHEQKCIRRQLVFGMSNLSDVNGDVCDNVELNICTDNPTGVYHNTNQQDAVSGNLESPVGINVKKTQKGSSKEACTVHYYWGIPFCPKGLNPDDYTKIILCQLEVYEKSLKDAQRDLFHKAEWGEPVLPEPPEHMNCKRPRSCRLGKGASQKQESICVEKEPEEDEVEVDVVEPDECENLDKERNRTVEQEMEEEKSARDTQTHSTSSSYRVQHFALPASPLLFNTEDTGEHEMTPSVRCDIMEENSSQHKGNDETEESEVCPESLISEEADPVILKESSLEVQEGLVLVNDDDYGNDKVGKSTLGNRNDNIECPICRKSFPPQHIELHAAYCDGIEEIVDVEETIPKVKSSRRSSRKPDSLNYKFNSSSVKTSEKCFICQSWISLTEYNSHVDKCIIGSTKGKAVSKERLLTALEQTELQNIGNADVGPSHSFFKENCTSISIHSDDDDDDGDNNETSRQTADKTAWSFTVSDSPIKSFVPISQATDCLIDFKQQFTSKRGKRGVDKARKRRFK
- the uimc1 gene encoding BRCA1-A complex subunit RAP80 isoform X1, whose amino-acid sequence is MPRKRRTRASKLEETTVPPKKRQRKTSHVSAGTDRETEAEDIKIEEDDTDEDLSNGGNCKTKDTDLSEEDMLNLALKISEEEANRITLQQQAEDEAVKKAIDESLCHTNTNKDVGLIKYKEDMVCSNSFEMDNNPDHLEALDIGHPINNESNSVMVHGSTIYLKRDPLIVLDKLSQDILSSCSESGFVFCSQVDSVSLTPLNSQKYGTSQTSGITTSPVFPKRKNEENFLQSESSLAILNEGDKSDTLPNKVPSTNEESCLFPKNRRNCDYHFIMTKEQIGDWGASKQEETVNDSGKNEKSLKWRERLQYKRRLSRMTEDELVALAMRMSEQETKQMMQQPNESNSEEDTWKSLKASLCEKRNSCINDHEGVSHLLENSSFSSSSDSESLPKSTGISHHQQNCERSPCLLLKKLSNDIVGSCKESGFVICSQDMPLSTSLPLSSQSSLIKDWSAHKSPTFSKSSSSRKSFTSSNVHEQKCIRRQLVFGMSNLSDVNGDVCDNVELNICTDNPTGVYHNTNQQDAVSGNLESPVGINVKKTQKGSSKEACTVHYYWGIPFCPKGLNPDDYTKIILCQLEVYEKSLKDAQRDLFHKAEWGEPVLPEPPEHMNCKRPRSCRLGKGASQKQESICVEKEPEEDEVEVDVVEPDECENLDKERNRTVEQEMEEEKSARDTQTHSTSSSYRVQHFALPASPLLFNTEDTGEHEMTPSVRCDIMEENSSQHKGNDETEESEVCPESLISEEADPVILKESSLEVQEGLVLVNDDDYGNDKVGKSTLGNRNDNIECPICRKSFPPQHIELHAAYCDGIEEIVDVEETIPKVKSSRRSSRKPDSLNYKFNSSSVKTSEKCFICQSWISLTEYNSHVDKCIIGSTKGKAVSKERLLTALEQTELQNIGNADVGPSHSFFKENCTSISIHSDDDDDDGDNNETSRQTADKTAWSFTVSDSPIKSFVPISQATDCLIDFKQQFTSKRGKRGVDKARKRRFK
- the uimc1 gene encoding BRCA1-A complex subunit RAP80 isoform X5, which gives rise to MLNITMPVLHNNYTRKCNIFLFFKLFQHTNTNKDVGLIKYKEDMVCSNSFEMDNNPDHLEALDIGHPINNESNSVMVHGSTIYLKRDPLIVLDKLSQDILSSCSESGFVFCSQVDSVSLTPLNSQKYGTSQTSGITTSPVFPKRKNEENFLQSESSLAILNEGDKSDTLPNKVPSTNEESCLFPKNRRNCDYHFIMTKEQIGDWGASKQEETVNDSGKNEKSLKWRERLQYKRRLSRMTEDELVALAMRMSEQETKQMMQQPNESNSEEDTWKSLKASLCEKRNSCINDHEGVSHLLENSSFSSSSDSESLPKSTGISHHQQNCERSPCLLLKKLSNDIVGSCKESGFVICSQDMPLSTSLPLSSQSSLIKDWSAHKSPTFSKSSSSRKSFTSSNVHEQKCIRRQLVFGMSNLSDVNGDVCDNVELNICTDNPTGVYHNTNQQDAVSGNLESPVGINVKKTQKGSSKEACTVHYYWGIPFCPKGLNPDDYTKIILCQLEVYEKSLKDAQRDLFHKAEWGEPVLPEPPEHMNCKRPRSCRLGKGASQKQESICVEKEPEEDEVEVDVVEPDECENLDKERNRTVEQEMEEEKSARDTQTHSTSSSYRVQHFALPASPLLFNTEDTGEHEMTPSVRCDIMEENSSQHKGNDETEESEVCPESLISEEADPVILKESSLEVQEGLVLVNDDDYGNDKVGKSTLGNRNDNIECPICRKSFPPQHIELHAAYCDGIEEIVDVEETIPKVKSSRRSSRKPDSLNYKFNSSSVKTSEKCFICQSWISLTEYNSHVDKCIIGSTKGKAVSKERLLTALEQTELQNIGNADVGPSHSFFKENCTSISIHSDDDDDDGDNNETSRQTADKTAWSFTVSDSPIKSFVPISQATDCLIDFKQQFTSKRGKRGVDKARKRRFK